A genomic region of Alnus glutinosa chromosome 11, dhAlnGlut1.1, whole genome shotgun sequence contains the following coding sequences:
- the LOC133880991 gene encoding uncharacterized protein LOC133880991, with product MYEQSEEFQQELKLKVRKILTLQEWRRRKMQMRISKEEGRLKKDEEETKEMWKRKREHEEKWEGIRGQRVCFHNSLLREFNNRCLFMSLVFILFAITFWNVLLKIIEK from the exons ATGTATGAACAGTCAGAGGAGTTCCAGCAGGAGCTGAAATTGAAGGTTCGAAAAATATTAACACTACAAGAATGGCGAAGGAGAAAAATGCAGATGAGG ATATCGAAAGAGGAAGGTAGATTGAAGAAggatgaagaagaaacaaaagagaTGTGGAAGAGAAAGCGTGAGCACGAGGAGAAGTGGGAAGGAATAAGAGGACAAAGGGTTTGTTTCCATAACTCTCTTCTAAGGGAGTTCAATAACAGATGCTTGTTTATGTCGCTGGTTTTCATACTGTTTGCCATAACTTTTTGGAATGTTCTActgaaaattatagaaaaatga